A single window of Salvelinus namaycush isolate Seneca chromosome 11, SaNama_1.0, whole genome shotgun sequence DNA harbors:
- the LOC120055332 gene encoding LOW QUALITY PROTEIN: GREB1-like protein (The sequence of the model RefSeq protein was modified relative to this genomic sequence to represent the inferred CDS: deleted 2 bases in 1 codon), which translates to MGNSYAGQLKSARFEEALHNSIKASLRSSSGDPQPIFTQLYLEPVHYPGNMEDIKPKVDLYLPCGKPPGQDQLIDQASNGLQEMEVDGNSDTSSPPPPYLHGPSPDSCCTMDGFCQAGRDLRLVSMLTEPIQVPAGFELVGAKSPSIPEHILVCAVDRRFLPDENGKNALLGFSGNCVGCGEKGFRYFTEFSNHINLKLATQPKKQKHLKYYLVKNCQDALCKGPLICWKGDGWQTDGSCIISVPTVLRVNSPTSGLGAEGRPPLLSLSQVSLGTQGQGYRTSDPGDSPVSSAMTSGPPKKRHRGLHPIPLVPVPPTAVPVPAIQPIVYSPGSVLAMPTTQPPVAGVLQPQPVTAGETVIVPNNLLNTSGVRPIVLIGHGTLPYFYGNIGDIVVSPLLVSCYKGNQLTEKTLSSLGLNSSQLLSVETVILLTLQYLARLGSEQIPLREVFEQIVLKAMLICPGGPSISPAQLPWLARLEASVSGGRVQVLVTQNSLGEGISESLRSLCSGPPHQQCLPTYVVIVFASKMSGNELCVLVLGKYQARALAEGMLTTNEFLKEISYELITGKVSVLESNFKTTSLGDNLDKQLLHIQRQLKGQVIQPFQSDVTNHIPSQEAATMVPPSESELLSDMFQIHSPQLSVARSLLSLVCSIADSGSQSLDLGRFCKVDFLVLVPPSHILVNQTAHRIQQSGVLVDLGIEDASSAHQRSDQYVVRLDGDFHAKMEAFMRKVKQNPYTLFVLIHDNSHVDLTSARSGLVCHGELQGIADRVVNCQEVLEALNLLVLQVSCFPFALQTRQSRISVHNEVHWPANTDSLIVLLLQAWQGCENEDWIPQTFEDLEGLPCVVILTGKDPLGETFPRSLKYCDLRLIDSSYLTRMALEQEVGLACSYVSLGMVQEPRKAMAPRDQETDKTSGPQGPDLHVDLEKSQSNVSTATKASGSLAENGVSSSDIPDSSQKPSTSSCPPGGKAGSIMMDYRTVPSTTSSSPCRVKQECDSLGNTAPCPSNTPPSCSSSSSSLSSSSSSSLSSSSTQRPSQSTQCGGGSKSPLVSPRTVILSHAAYNLLAPESGSQLSSFSLLPHADVGWSSLLRPLFRPNLQGAEQSLFYRQWTVAGQHHADHEAPPVPHARRLLLSGPPQVGKTGAYLQFLRILFRMLIRLLEVDVYDEEELEETITDMSEATPPARTQWPDIEEIRKLPFDLFPRPDPKFRSASSVYTDKMPKGLKDPKLEGESQMPVKRETVSIRLSMFAAHNAFHHCEQCHHYCEGSPATQLSECTFHAFTFCSSMLGEEVQLHFIIPKAKEQHFVFSQHGRHLESMRLPLVSAQDPSLLKSPIFTPTTGRQELGLFNIFHAMEGTAHLHILVVKEYEMQHYRKTWPNHILLVLPAMLNSAGVGAARFMIKELSYHNLELERNRLEEQGVKRQDIWPFIVMMNDSCVLWNAHQPHDMADTGPSLTNVSLKTVLQHIEATPKIFLYTMCGTRKWSSALARRLPAMPFSRCHLHDFVMLNVDLTQNVQYDLNRYSCEEVDFNLRANSSGLLLCRFNHFSLMNKHIPFGGHKDFLVKPKFTVMENPAPISPYQYVCAPDSDHTLLAAPAQFLLEKFLQSCSHRLFPKAVQNNSNPVLSIDSFLNIGPEVSVCYVSSRPHSSNLDHQGLVFSGLLLYLCDSFVVSGLLKKFHFIKGATLCVICRDRNSLRQTIMRLELEDEWQFRLRDEFQTANCSEDRPLYFLTGRHV; encoded by the exons CAGAGCCAATCCAAGTCCCAGCTGGCTTTGAGTTAGTCGGTGCCAAGTCCCCCAGCATCCCAGAGCACATACTGGTGTGTGCTGTGGATCGACGCTTTCTGCCTGATGAGAATGGGAAAAATGCACTTTTAG GGTTTTCAGGGAACTGTGTTGGCTGTGGAGAGAAGGGGTTCCGGTACTTTACTGAGTTCTCCAACCACATCAACCTGAAGCTGGCCACGCAGCCCAAGAAGCAGAAGCACTTAAAATACTACCTGGTGAAGAACTGTCAGGATGCTCTGTGCAAAGGACCCCTCATCTGCTGGAAAGGTGACGgatggcagacggatggctcatgTATCATTT ctgtgcccaCAGTTCTGAGAGTGAACAGTCCGACTAGCGGACTAGGTGCAGAGGGCCGCCCCCCCTTACTGAGTCTCTCCCAGGTGTCTCTGGGAACCCAAGGACAGGGGTACAGAACCTCAGACCCAGGAGACAGCCCTG TTTCGTCTGCCATGACCTCAGGCCCGCCCAAGAAGCGCCACCGTGGTTTGCACCCCATCCCCCTGGTCCCAGTCCCCCCTACAGCCGTCCCTGTGCCCGCCATCCAACCCATCGTCTACTCCCCAG GCTCTGTACTGGCCATGCCTACTACTCAGCCACCTGTAGCAGGGGTCCTTCAGCCCCAACCTGTCACTGCCGGAGAGACTGTCATTGTCCCCAACAACCTGCTCAACACCTCAGGAGTCCGTCCCATCGTCCTCATCG GGCACGGTACGTTGCCATACTTCTACGGGAACATCGGGGACATTGTGGTGAGCCCCCTGCTAGTGAGCTGCTATAAGGGCAACCAGCTGACTGAGAAGACCTTGTCCAGTCTTGGACTGAACAGTAGCCAACTGCTCAGTGTGGAAACCGTAATCCTCCTCACCCTGCAGTACCTTGCAAGGCTAG GTTCGGAGCAGATCCCTCTGAGGGAGGTGTTTGAGCAGATCGTGCTGAAGGCCATGTTGATTTGTCCTGGAGGTCCCTCCATCTCCCCGGCCCAGCTTCCCTGGCTAGCCCGTCTGGAGGCCAGCGTCTCTGGGGGCAGGGTTCAGGTCCTAGTCACTCAAAACTCCCTGGGGGAGGGCATCTCCGAGTCCCTGCGCTCACTCTGCAGTGGGCCGCCCCACCAACAGTGCCTGCCCACCTACGTGGTTATTGTTTTTGCCTCCAAGATGAGCGGCAACGAGTTATGTGTGCTCGTCCTGG GGAAGTACCAGGCGAGAGCACTAGCTGAGGGAATGCTCACCACCAATGAGTTCCTGAAGGAGATCAGCTACGAGCTCATAACAGGAAAAGTCAGTGTCCTGGAGTCTAACTTCAAAACCACATCACTAG GGGACAACCTGGACAAGCAGCTGCTACACATCCAGCGGCAACTGAAGGGCCAGGTCATCCAGCCATTCCAAAGCGATGTCACCAACCACATCCCGTCCCAGGAGGCAGCCACCATGGTACCTCCCTCCGAGTCAG AGCTGCTGAGTGACATGTTTCAGATCCACTCTCCCCAGCTGAGTGTAGCCAGGAGCCTGCTCTCCCTGGTGTGTTCCATAGCAGACTCAGGCAGCCAGAGTCTGGACCTGGGCCGCTTCTGCAAGGTGGACTTCCTGGTTCTGGTTCCTCCGTCTCACATCCTGGTGAACCAGACCGCTCATCGCATCCAACAATCAG GAGTGCTAGTGGACCTGGGTATAGAGGATGCTTCCTCAGCCCACCAGAGGTCAGACCAGTATGTGGTGCGTCTAGACGGAGACTTCCACGCCAAGATGGAGGCCTTCATGAGGAAAGTCAAACAGAACCCCTACACCCTTTTCGTGCTCATCCACGACAACTCCCACGTGGACCtgaccag TGCCCGGTCCGGCTTGGTGTGCCACGGGGAGCTTCAGGGTATAGCTGACAGGGTGGTAAACTGCCAGGAGGTCCTGGAGGCCTTGAACCTGCTGGTGCTGCAGGTCAGCTGCTTCCCCTTCGCCCTGCAGACAAGACAGTCCCGTATCAGCGTTCACAACGAGGTGCACTGGCCAGCCAACACAGACAGCCTG ATTGTGTTGTTGCTGCAGGCCTGGCAGGGATGTGAAAATGAGGACTGGATCCCTCAAACCTTTGAGGATCTGGAGGGTCTTCCCTGCGTCGTCATCCTCACTGGAAAAGACCCTCTGGGAGAGACCTTCCCAAG GTCCCTGAAGTACTGTGATTTGCGTCTGATCGACTCCAGCTACCTGACACGTATGGCCCTGGAGCAGGAGGTAGGTCTAGCCTGCTCCTACGTGTCCCTGGGGATGGTGCAGGAGCCCCGCAAGGCAATGGCCCCCAGGGACCAAGAGACAGACAAAACCAGCGGCCCCCAGGGCCCAGACCTTCACGTTGACCTGGAGAAGTCCCAGAGCAATGTCAGCACTGCTACTAAAGCCTCAG GCTCTCTGGCAGAGAACGGGGTCAGCTCTTCTGACATCCCTGACTCCTCCCAGAagccctccacctcctcctgccCCCCCGGAGGCAAGGCAGGCAGCATCATGATGGACTACAGGACAGTTCCGAGCACGACCTCATCCTCCCCCTGCCGGGTCAAACAGGAGTGTGACTCCCTGGGTAATACCGCCCCCTGCCCCTCCAACACCcctccctcctgctcctcctcttcctcctccctctcctcctcctcttcctcctccctctcctcctcctctacccaacGCCCCAGCCAGTCCACGCAGTGTGGCGGGGGCAGCAAGTCCCCTCTAGTCTCTCCGCGGACTGTCATCCTGTCCCACGCAGCCTACAACCTCCTGGCTCCAGAATCAGGGAGCCAGCTGAGCTCCTTCTCCCTGCTGCCTCACGCTGATGTGGGCTGGAGCAGCCTGCTGAGGCCCCTCTTCAGACCTAACCTCCAGGGGGCAGAGCAGAGCCTCTTCTACAGACAGTGGACCGTAGCCGGGCAGCACCATGCCGACCACGAGGCTCCCCCAGTGCCACACGCACGACGCCTGCTGCTCAGTGGACCCCCGCAG GTGGGGAAGACCGGTGCCTACCTGCAGTTTCTACGCATCCTGTTCCGCATGTTGATTAGACTGCTGGAAGTGGATGTGTACGATGAAGAGGAGCTGGAGGAAA CGATCACAGACATGTCTGAGGCCACACCCCCAGCCAGGACCCAGTGGCCAGACATCGAGGAGATCCGCAAACTACCCTTTGACCTCTTCCCTAGA CCAGACCCTAAGTTCAGAAGTGCCAGTTCCGTTTACACTGACAAGATGCCAAAGGGCTTGAAAG ATCCTAAACTGGAAGGAGAGAGCCAAATGCCTGTAAAGAGGGAGACTGTGTCGATTCGGCTGAGTATGTTCGCGGCCCACAATGCATTTCACCATTGTGAGCAGTGTCACCATTATTGTGAAGGAAGCCCTGCCACACAG CTGTCGGAGTGTACCTTCCACGCCTTCACATTCTGCTCATCCATGCTGGGAGAGGAGGTGCAGCTCCACTTCATCATCCCCAAGGCCAAGGAGCAGCACTTTGTCTTCAGCCAGCACGGCAGGCACCTGGAGAGCATGAGGCTGCCCCTCGTCTCTGCGCAG GACCCCAGTCTGTTGAAGAGCCCCATCTTCACCCCGACCACGGGGCGTCAGGAGCTCGGCCTTTTCAACATTTTCCACGCCATGGAGGGCACCGCCCACCTCCACATCCTGGTGGTCAAGGAGTACGAGATGCAACACTACAGGAAAACATGGCCCAACCACATCCTGCTGGTGCTGCCAGCCATGTTGAACAGCGCCGGAGTCG GCGCAGCTCGGTTCATGATCAAGGAGCTGTCATACCACAACCTGGAGCTGGAGAGGAACCGTCTGGAAGAGCAGGGGGTCAAGAGGCAGGACATCTGGCCCTTCATAGTCATGATGAACGACTCCTGTGTGCTCTGGAACGCACACCAGCCCCA tgataTGGCAGACACAGGGCCCAGTCTGACCAACGTGTCTTTGAAGACGGTGCTGCAGCACATTGAGGCTACTCCTAAGATCTTCCTGTATACCATGTGTGGCACCCGCAAGTGGAGCAGTGCCCTGGCCCGCCGCCTGCCTGCCATGCCCTTCTCCCGATGCCACCTCCATGACTTTGTCATGCTCAATGTGGACCTGACACAGAACGTACAGTACGACCTCAACAGGTACAGCTGTGAGGAGGTGGACTTCAACCTGAGAGCCAACAGCAGTGGTCTGCTGCTCTGTCGTTTCAACCACTTCAGCCTGATGAACAAACACATCCCCTTTGGAGGACACAAGGACTTCCTGGTCAAACCCAAATTCACA GTGATGGAGAATCCAGCCCCCATCAGCCCGTACCAGTATGTCTGTGCCCCAGACAGTGATCACACCCTCCTGGCTGCCCCGGCTCAGTTCCTCCTAGAGAAGTTCCTCCAAAGCTGCAGCCACAGACTGTTCCCCAAGGCAGTACAGAACAACAGCAACCCTGTGCTGTCCATAGACAGTTTCCTCAACATAGGCCCTGAG GTGTCAGTATGCTACGTCAGCTCCAGGCCACACTCCTCTAACCTGGACCACCAGGGTCTGGTCTTCAGCGGCCTGCTGCTCTACTTGTGTGACTCCTTCGTTGTCTCTGGCCTCCTCAAGAAGTTTCACTTCATCAAAG GTGCCACATTGTGTGTGATCTGCAGGGACCGTAACTCTCTGCGTCAGACCATCATGCGGCTGGAGTTGGAGGATGAGTGGCAGTTCCGCCTGAGGGATGAGTTCCAGACGGCCAACTGCAGCGAGGACCGGCCCCTCTACTTTCTCACCGGACGCCATGTTTAA